A genomic segment from Variovorax paradoxus B4 encodes:
- the kynA gene encoding tryptophan 2,3-dioxygenase yields MSTEKSTDKSPEKIVHEEKAQLDFSASMSYGDYLHLDEILNAQHPLSPAHDEMLFIVQHQTSELWMKLMLHELRAATTCIAEERLADAFKMLARVSRIMEQLVSAWTVLSTMTPPEYTAMRPYLANSSGFQSAQYRCIEFALGNKNAAMLKPHAHRPDLLAQVDAAYRSPSLYDESLKLLARHGLPVPADHLERDWTQPYEASDGVEAAWLTVYRNPHDHWDLYQLGEKLTDLEDAFRLWRFRHVTTVERVIGFKRGTGGTGGVSYLRKMLDVVLFPEIWKLRTDL; encoded by the coding sequence ATGAGCACCGAAAAGAGCACGGACAAGAGCCCCGAGAAGATCGTCCACGAGGAAAAGGCGCAGCTGGATTTCAGCGCCTCGATGAGCTATGGCGACTACCTGCATCTCGACGAGATCCTCAACGCGCAGCATCCGCTCTCGCCCGCGCACGACGAGATGCTGTTCATCGTGCAGCACCAGACCAGCGAACTCTGGATGAAGCTGATGCTGCACGAACTGCGCGCCGCCACCACCTGCATCGCCGAGGAGAGGCTGGCCGACGCCTTCAAGATGCTCGCGCGGGTGAGCCGCATCATGGAACAGCTGGTGAGCGCATGGACCGTGCTCTCGACCATGACGCCGCCCGAGTACACGGCGATGCGCCCCTACCTCGCCAACTCCAGCGGCTTCCAGAGCGCGCAGTACCGCTGCATCGAGTTCGCGCTCGGCAACAAGAACGCCGCCATGCTCAAGCCGCATGCGCACCGGCCCGATCTGCTCGCGCAGGTGGATGCGGCCTACCGCTCGCCGTCGCTCTACGACGAGTCGCTGAAGCTGCTCGCACGGCATGGCCTGCCGGTGCCCGCCGATCACCTGGAGCGCGACTGGACCCAGCCTTATGAAGCCAGCGACGGCGTGGAGGCGGCGTGGCTCACGGTGTACCGCAACCCGCACGACCATTGGGACCTGTACCAGCTGGGCGAGAAACTCACCGACCTGGAAGACGCCTTCCGCCTCTGGCGCTTTCGCCATGTGACCACGGTCGAGCGCGTGATCGGCTTCAAGCGCGGCACGGGCGGAACGGGCGGCGTGAGCTACCTGCGCAAGATGCTCGATGTGGTGCTGTTCCCCGAAATCTGGAAGCTGCGCACCGATCTGTGA
- the kynU gene encoding kynureninase, producing the protein MTTLEDCRALDAQDPLRALRDQFTIPEAVLYLDGNSLGVLPKAAPARIAEVVAKEWGEGLIRSWNTASWFDLPQRLGDKVARLIGAAPGEVVCTDSTSVNLYKVLFAALSQQKDSGRKLVVSERSNFPTDLYIAESLCRERGFTLKLIEASELQGPDSVLTGEVAVLMLTHVNYRTGAMHDMKAITAAAHAAGALTVWDLAHSAGAVPVALNDSDADYAIGCGYKYLNGGPGAPAFVWVHTRHAGKFEQPLSGWWGHAAPFEFTPHYRPAPGVGRYLCGTQPVIALAGLECGLDTVLAAEVFNGTNGAMAALRTKSLALTDLFIALVEERCAGQGLALVTPREHARRGSQVCLSRDEGAYAIVQALIARGVIGDYRAGDSQMPDILRFGFTPLYLGFEDVWNAVEHLVQVLETGEWRRAEFNRKNAVT; encoded by the coding sequence ATGACGACCCTTGAAGACTGCCGCGCGCTCGACGCGCAAGACCCGCTGCGCGCCCTGCGCGACCAATTCACCATTCCCGAGGCCGTGCTCTACCTCGACGGCAACTCGCTCGGCGTGCTGCCGAAAGCCGCGCCCGCACGCATCGCCGAAGTGGTGGCCAAGGAATGGGGCGAGGGCCTGATCCGCTCGTGGAACACCGCCAGCTGGTTCGACCTGCCGCAGCGCCTGGGCGACAAGGTGGCGCGGCTGATCGGCGCCGCGCCCGGCGAGGTGGTGTGCACCGACAGCACCTCGGTCAATCTGTACAAGGTGCTGTTCGCGGCGCTCTCGCAGCAGAAGGACAGCGGGCGCAAGCTGGTGGTCAGCGAGCGCAGCAACTTCCCGACCGACCTCTACATTGCCGAGTCGCTGTGCCGCGAACGCGGCTTCACGCTCAAGCTGATCGAGGCGAGCGAACTGCAAGGTCCGGATTCGGTGCTGACCGGCGAAGTCGCCGTGCTGATGCTCACGCATGTGAACTACCGCACGGGCGCCATGCACGACATGAAGGCCATCACCGCCGCCGCGCATGCCGCCGGCGCGCTCACGGTGTGGGACCTGGCGCACAGCGCGGGCGCGGTGCCGGTCGCACTCAACGACAGCGATGCCGACTACGCCATCGGCTGCGGCTACAAGTATTTGAACGGCGGCCCCGGCGCGCCGGCCTTCGTCTGGGTGCATACGCGGCATGCGGGCAAGTTCGAGCAGCCGCTGTCGGGCTGGTGGGGCCACGCCGCGCCCTTCGAGTTCACGCCGCACTATCGCCCCGCCCCAGGCGTGGGCCGCTATCTCTGCGGCACGCAGCCGGTCATCGCGTTGGCCGGGCTCGAGTGCGGGCTCGACACCGTGCTCGCGGCCGAAGTCTTCAACGGCACGAACGGCGCGATGGCCGCGCTGCGCACCAAGTCGCTCGCGCTCACCGACCTGTTCATCGCGCTGGTGGAAGAGCGCTGCGCGGGCCAGGGCCTCGCGCTCGTCACGCCGCGCGAGCACGCGCGCCGCGGCTCGCAGGTGTGCCTGAGCCGTGACGAAGGGGCCTACGCCATCGTGCAGGCGCTGATCGCGCGCGGCGTGATCGGCGACTACCGTGCCGGCGACTCGCAGATGCCCGACATCCTCCGCTTCGGCTTCACGCCGCTGTACCTCGGCTTCGAGGACGTGTGGAACGCGGTCGAGCACCTGGTGCAGGTGCTCGAGACGGGCGAGTGGCGGCGCGCCGAATTCAACCGCAAGAACGCAGTGACATGA
- the kynB gene encoding arylformamidase — MRSLQPQLRIWDISPPVHEGTPVFPGDTPYQQRWAATISPDCPVNVSEIKLSPHVGAHADAPLHYDAEGQAIGLVDLAPFLGPCRVIHAIAKGPLIEWAHIAHAVTSQMPQRVLVRTYAAMPVGHWDPQLAAYAPATVERLAAMGVKLIGIDTASIDPADSKTLESHQRIRRLDLRVLENLVLDDVPEGDYELIALPLKLVGADASPVRAVLRELPR; from the coding sequence ATGCGTTCTCTGCAACCCCAACTCCGCATCTGGGACATCTCGCCGCCCGTGCATGAAGGCACGCCGGTGTTCCCCGGCGACACGCCCTACCAGCAACGCTGGGCGGCGACCATTTCGCCGGATTGCCCGGTCAACGTCAGCGAGATCAAGCTCTCGCCCCACGTCGGCGCGCATGCCGACGCGCCCCTGCACTACGACGCCGAAGGCCAGGCCATCGGCCTCGTCGACCTCGCGCCCTTCCTCGGCCCGTGCCGGGTGATCCATGCCATTGCCAAGGGGCCACTGATCGAGTGGGCGCATATCGCGCACGCCGTCACGAGCCAGATGCCGCAGCGCGTGCTCGTGCGTACCTATGCCGCCATGCCCGTCGGCCACTGGGACCCGCAGCTCGCGGCCTACGCGCCCGCCACCGTCGAGCGGCTCGCGGCCATGGGCGTGAAGCTCATCGGCATCGACACCGCCAGCATCGATCCGGCCGACAGCAAGACCCTGGAAAGCCACCAGCGCATCCGCCGCCTCGACCTGCGCGTGCTCGAGAACCTGGTGCTCGACGACGTGCCCGAGGGCGACTACGAACTCATCGCGCTGCCGCTCAAGCTGGTCGGCGCCGATGCCTCCCCGGTTCGCGCCGTGCTGCGCGAGCTTCCCCGCTGA
- a CDS encoding YkgJ family cysteine cluster protein translates to MSHCQQCGACCASYRVDFSVHELDENGGHVPSGLAVEVNDALCRMRGTDHTPPRCAALTGKIGQAVSCGIYEWRPNPCHELQAGSDACERARARHGLPGLASLPS, encoded by the coding sequence GTGTCCCATTGCCAGCAATGCGGTGCCTGCTGCGCCAGCTACCGCGTCGACTTCAGCGTCCACGAACTCGACGAGAACGGCGGACACGTGCCGTCCGGCCTTGCGGTCGAAGTGAACGACGCCCTCTGCCGCATGCGCGGCACCGACCACACGCCGCCGCGCTGCGCGGCGCTCACCGGCAAGATCGGCCAGGCCGTGAGCTGCGGCATCTACGAATGGCGCCCCAACCCCTGCCACGAGCTGCAGGCCGGCAGCGACGCCTGCGAGCGGGCCCGTGCGCGGCACGGGCTGCCCGGCCTGGCGTCGCTGCCCTCCTGA
- the argF gene encoding ornithine carbamoyltransferase: MTTATTPNAIRHYLQFSDFTADEYGYLFDRMAIIKKKFKTYEKHQPLTDRTLAMIFEKASTRTRVSFEAGMYQLGGSVVHLTTGDSQLGRAEPIEDSAKVISRMVDLVMIRTYEQTKIDTFAAHSRVPVINGLTNEFHPCQILADIFTYIEHRGSIQGKTVAWVGDGNNMANTWLQASEILGFKVHVSTPSGYEVDQSVAGLRSADSYQVFKDPMEACRGADLVTTDVWTSMGYESENEARRKAFADWCVDEDMMRIAQPDALFMHCLPAHRGEEVQAEVIDGPQSVVWDEAENRLHAQKALMEFLLLGRL, encoded by the coding sequence ATGACGACCGCCACCACGCCCAACGCCATCCGCCACTACCTGCAGTTCTCGGACTTCACGGCCGACGAATACGGCTACCTCTTCGATCGCATGGCGATCATCAAGAAGAAGTTCAAGACCTACGAGAAGCACCAGCCGCTGACCGACCGCACGCTGGCCATGATCTTCGAGAAGGCCAGCACGCGCACCCGCGTGAGCTTCGAGGCGGGCATGTACCAGCTCGGCGGCAGCGTGGTGCACCTGACCACCGGCGACAGCCAGCTCGGCCGCGCCGAGCCCATCGAGGACAGCGCCAAGGTCATCAGCCGCATGGTCGACCTCGTGATGATCCGCACCTACGAGCAGACCAAGATCGACACCTTTGCCGCGCATTCGCGCGTGCCGGTGATCAACGGCCTGACCAACGAGTTCCATCCCTGCCAGATCCTCGCGGACATCTTCACCTACATCGAGCACCGCGGATCTATCCAGGGCAAGACCGTGGCCTGGGTGGGCGACGGCAACAACATGGCCAACACCTGGCTGCAGGCCAGCGAGATCCTCGGCTTCAAGGTGCACGTGAGCACGCCCAGCGGCTACGAGGTCGACCAGTCGGTGGCGGGCCTGCGCTCGGCCGACAGCTACCAGGTCTTCAAGGACCCGATGGAAGCCTGCCGCGGCGCCGACCTGGTGACCACCGACGTCTGGACCAGCATGGGCTACGAGTCCGAGAACGAGGCCCGCCGCAAGGCCTTTGCCGACTGGTGCGTCGACGAGGACATGATGCGCATCGCCCAGCCCGACGCCCTCTTCATGCACTGCCTGCCCGCGCACCGCGGCGAGGAAGTGCAGGCCGAGGTCATCGACGGGCCGCAGTCGGTGGTGTGGGACGAGGCCGAGAACCGGCTCCATGCGCAGAAGGCGCTGATGGAGTTTCTGCTGCTGGGGCGGCTGTGA
- a CDS encoding aspartate aminotransferase family protein codes for MSATAQPTSPHVMNTYGRLPIALSHGQGCRVWDTEGKAYLDGLGGIAVNTLGHNHPELVPALQDQISKLIHSSNYYHVPGQEQLAAKLTELSGLTNVFFCCTGLEANEAALKLARKFGHDKGIERPEIVVYEAAFHGRSIATLSATGNPKVQAGFGPLVEGFIRVPLNDIEALKKATEGNPNVVAVFFETIQGEGGINPMRWEYLKQVRALCDERDWLMMIDEVQCGMGRTGKWFAHQWAGIKPDVMPLAKGLGSGVPVGAVVAGPRAAHIFGPGNHGTTFGGNPLAMRAGIETIRIMEEHKLLENAATVGEHLKAALAREIGGLAGVKEIRGQGLMLGIELDRPCGVILNRACDAGLLLSVTADKVIRLVPPLILSIAEADEIVAILAPLVKTFLSEPAAQ; via the coding sequence ATGAGCGCTACCGCCCAGCCCACCTCGCCCCACGTCATGAACACCTACGGTCGCCTGCCGATCGCGCTGTCGCACGGCCAGGGCTGCCGAGTCTGGGACACCGAGGGCAAGGCCTACCTCGACGGCCTCGGCGGCATCGCCGTGAACACGCTGGGCCACAACCATCCCGAGCTGGTGCCCGCGCTGCAGGACCAGATCAGCAAGCTGATCCACAGCTCCAACTACTACCACGTACCCGGCCAGGAGCAGCTGGCCGCCAAGCTGACCGAGCTCTCGGGCCTGACCAACGTCTTCTTCTGCTGCACCGGCCTGGAGGCCAACGAGGCCGCCCTGAAGCTCGCGCGCAAGTTCGGCCACGACAAGGGCATCGAACGGCCCGAGATCGTGGTGTACGAGGCCGCATTCCACGGCCGCAGCATCGCCACCCTGTCGGCCACCGGCAACCCCAAGGTGCAGGCCGGCTTCGGCCCGCTGGTCGAAGGGTTCATCCGCGTGCCGCTGAACGACATCGAGGCGCTCAAGAAGGCCACCGAAGGCAACCCCAACGTGGTCGCCGTGTTCTTCGAAACCATCCAGGGCGAAGGCGGCATCAACCCGATGCGCTGGGAATACCTGAAGCAGGTGCGCGCCCTGTGCGACGAGCGCGACTGGCTCATGATGATCGACGAAGTGCAATGCGGCATGGGCCGCACCGGCAAGTGGTTCGCGCACCAGTGGGCCGGTATCAAGCCCGACGTGATGCCGCTGGCCAAGGGCCTGGGCTCGGGCGTGCCGGTCGGCGCCGTGGTGGCCGGCCCCCGGGCCGCCCACATCTTCGGCCCGGGCAACCATGGCACCACCTTCGGCGGCAACCCGCTCGCGATGCGCGCCGGCATCGAGACCATCCGCATCATGGAAGAGCACAAGCTGCTCGAAAACGCCGCGACCGTGGGCGAGCACCTGAAGGCCGCGCTCGCGCGCGAAATCGGCGGCCTGGCCGGCGTGAAGGAAATCCGCGGCCAGGGCCTGATGCTGGGCATCGAGCTCGACCGGCCCTGCGGCGTGATCCTGAACCGCGCCTGCGACGCCGGCCTGCTGCTGAGCGTGACGGCCGACAAGGTGATCCGCCTCGTGCCGCCGCTCATCCTGAGCATTGCCGAGGCCGACGAGATCGTCGCCATCCTCGCGCCCCTCGTGAAAACCTTCCTGTCGGAGCCCGCAGCGCAATGA
- a CDS encoding DUF3579 domain-containing protein yields MISPTAKEIFIQGITRDGRTFRPSDWAERLAGVMCSFRPGGAYPGSHLSYSPWCIPTTINGVKCVVVNRALRDAEPMAWDFCVNFARDNDLQVAEACLVPDAPPKA; encoded by the coding sequence ATGATTTCCCCCACTGCCAAAGAAATCTTCATCCAGGGCATCACCCGTGATGGCCGGACTTTCCGACCCAGCGACTGGGCCGAGCGGCTGGCCGGCGTGATGTGCTCCTTCCGCCCCGGCGGCGCCTATCCGGGCAGCCACCTGAGCTATTCGCCCTGGTGCATTCCGACCACCATCAACGGGGTCAAGTGCGTGGTGGTGAACCGCGCCCTGCGCGATGCCGAACCCATGGCCTGGGACTTCTGCGTGAACTTCGCGCGCGACAACGACCTGCAGGTGGCCGAAGCCTGCCTGGTGCCCGACGCGCCACCCAAGGCCTGA
- the rpsT gene encoding 30S ribosomal protein S20 yields MASAKPKKKNPRLASGRKRVRQDTKLNAANTSLRSKYRTAVKNVEKAVLAGDKTKASELFAKAQSIVDTVADKGIFHKNKAARDKSRLSAKVKALALAPEKAAA; encoded by the coding sequence ATGGCATCCGCCAAGCCCAAGAAAAAGAACCCGCGCCTCGCCTCCGGCCGTAAGCGCGTCCGCCAGGACACCAAGCTCAACGCTGCGAACACCTCGCTGCGCTCCAAATACCGCACCGCCGTGAAGAATGTCGAAAAGGCCGTTCTGGCCGGCGACAAGACCAAGGCGAGCGAGCTCTTCGCGAAGGCCCAGAGCATCGTCGACACCGTCGCCGACAAGGGCATCTTCCACAAGAACAAGGCAGCTCGCGACAAGAGCCGCCTGTCGGCGAAGGTCAAGGCCCTCGCCCTCGCGCCTGAAAAGGCCGCCGCCTGA